In Carya illinoinensis cultivar Pawnee chromosome 7, C.illinoinensisPawnee_v1, whole genome shotgun sequence, the following are encoded in one genomic region:
- the LOC122315361 gene encoding protein FAR1-RELATED SEQUENCE 5-like gives MSFDSDEVEILMSNTSVQGGVNLEDVNLEDVNLEDVDLENIVNLEDGVQVEDGANVDGGANVISSSSSGPSEPFIGMLFEDVEDAQAFYKAYARRKGFAIRTNHTRLSKDDKSLCAVDYVCTREGFRRASRKEQDRTIPEPAETKIGCKAIMGIKKDGEKWIVNKFVVGHNHILLTPRSTSFLRGHRGVSKVQKKLIMTLNESGVPTRKIMSVLSKESGGDFNVGCIGKDVENYVGNKRRKVFEEGDAQRLYCYFVDRQQKEPGFVFSMQVDKNGCMGSCFWADARSRAAYQYFGDVVTFDATYLTNIYKMPFVPFSGVNHHHQTIMFGCALLVSETAESYTWLLRTWQEAMLGRAPSTIITDDDKAMAKAIGEVLPNTIHRLCLWHILQKFPEHLAHAYNKYPDFQKDFRHCIHETITTEEFEQEWALILVKYELAENAWLQNLYARRDKWVPAYLRSTFCAGMSTTQRSESMNKFFKDYVKSSTMVSDFVHQYEKAIDARYFKEKEKDVRTKSTRAIMKTPLKIEE, from the coding sequence ATGAGTTTTGATAGTGATGAAGTTGAGATATTGATGAGTAACACAAGTGTACAAGGTGGTGTGAATTTAGAAGATGTGAATTTAGAAGATGTGAATTTGGAAGATGtggatttagaaaatattgttaatttggAAGATGGAGTCCAAGTGGAAGATGGAGCGAATGTTGATGGAGGAGCCAATGTCATTTCCTCGTCGAGTAGTGGTCCTTCGGAACCATTCATTGGTATGTTATTTGAGGATGTGGAAGACGCCCAAGCCTTTTACAAGGCATATGCAAGACGAAAAGGTTTTGCAATTAGAACGAATCATACTCGGTTGTCGAAAGATGATAAAAGTCTTTGTGCAGTAGACTATGTATGCACAAGAGAAGGATTTCGGCGGGCAAGTCGGAAAGAACAAGATCGAACAATCCCTGAACCAGCTGAGACGAAAATTGGATGTAAAGCAATAATGGGAATAAAAAAGGATGGTGAAAAATGGATAGTCAACAAGTTTGTGGTTGGACATAACCATATTTTACTTACACCGAGAAGTACTAGTTTTCTTCGTGGACACAGAGGAGTTAGTAAAGTCCAGAAAAAGCTTATTATGACTTTGAATGAGTCCGGTGTACCGACAAGAAAGATTATGTCGGTCTTGAGTAAAGAATCTGGTGGTGACTTTAATGTTGGCTGTATTGGCAAGGATGTTGAAAATTACGTGGGAAACAAAAGGAGAAAAGTTTTTGAAGAGGGAGATGCACAAAggttatattgttattttgttgaTCGACAACAAAAAGAACCTGGGTTTGTTTTCTCCATGCAAGTTGACAAAAATGGGTGTATGGGAagttgtttttgggctgatgcgcGATCAAGGGCTGCATAccagtattttggggatgttgttACATTTGATGCCACGTACTTGactaatatttataagatgccaTTTGTGCCGTTTTCTGGAGTTAATCACCATCATCAAACCATTATGTTTGGTTGTGCTCTGTTAGTCAGTGAAACTGCCGAATCATATACATGGTTATTACGAACATGGCAAGAGGCAATGTTAGGTCGTGCTCCTTCAACTATAATTACCGATGATGACAAGGCAATGGCAAAGGCCATTGGAGAGGTGCTCCCGAATACAATTCATAGACTATGCTTGTGGcatattttacaaaagtttCCCGAACACTTGGCGCATGCATATAACAAATATCCGGACTTTCAAAAAGATTTCCGCCATTGCATCCATGAGACAATTACAACTGAGGAGTTTGAGCAGGAATGGGCTTTGATACTAGTGAAGTATGAGTTAGCAGAAAATGCTTGGCTGCAAAATCTTTATGCCCGACGGGATAAGTGGGTTCCGGCTTACTTACGTTCAACATTCTGCGCTGGTATGTCAACAACTCAAAGGAGTgaaagtatgaataaatttttcaaagactaTGTCAAATCAAGCACTATGGTTAGTGACTTTGTGCATCAATATGAAAAAGCTATAGATGCACGTTAtttcaaagagaaagagaaggatGTGCGGACAAAATCTACACGGGCGATAATGAAGACACCTCTTAAAATTGAAGAGTAG
- the LOC122316477 gene encoding probable leucine-rich repeat receptor-like protein kinase At1g35710 — protein MEVCIHRNTLSFVLLFFLPAALLLVAEACNVVDKEALLQFKHKITSDPSRLLHSWKSSSDCCTAWEGVGCDSSGRVVNISRPGLVSVNDFIVDTYLTGTLSPFLGNLSFLQILDLSNLKDLKGPIPSEFGKLLRLTHLFLDSNKLTGSVPITFQHLFRLQKLYLSDNYISGVVHSSVIGPLRSLSELGLSGNQISGSIPASIGNLALLTKLDLHENRFSGRIPTGIGKLKNLRYLDLSENQITGRIPRSIGRLSELVLLYLNHNRINGSIPSSISGLRSLVFCRLSENKLTGNIPPSIGKLSRIERLILENNKLSGKLPATIGHLTTLTDMFFSNNRFTAKIPSSFGNLINLQTLDLSRNLLTGQLPPQLVKLQGLQTLDLSFNPLGLASIPKWLSKLKLFRLLLAKTGVEGRLPRWLSSSSISVLDLSCNGLNGKLPHWIGNMTSLSFLNLSYNGFHSSIPVEFKSLSLLMDLDLHSNMFSGNLNPIFSKEVVDPLGHFNSIDLSNNMFAGPIDENLGDWPALASITSLVLSHNQLEGSIPKSIGKLKELKVLELVGNGLSGRIPEELGDAMELNTILLSRNKLRGTIPAKVLNLKELTEFDVSENRLSGTIPPHKAIISASAFSGNPGLCGAPLRPCKHS, from the coding sequence ATGGAAGTTTGTATTCACCGCAACACCCTGTCATTCGTCCTCCTTTTCTTCCTCCCAGCAGCCCTGCTTCTGGTCGCTGAAGCCTGCAACGTTGTAGACAAAGAAGCATTACTTCAGTTCAAGCACAAGATCACCTCGGACCCTTCAAGACTCTTGCATTCCTGGAAATCATCCTCCGATTGCTGCACAGCTTGGGAAGGTGTGGGATGCGATTCTTCCGGTAGAGTTGTCAACATCTCTCGTCCAGGACTCGTTTCAGTCAACGACTTCATCGTTGACACGTACTTGACTGGAACTCTTTCTCCTTTTCTGGGGAACTTATCCTTTCTGCAAATTCTCGACCTGAGCAATCTCAAGGACTTGAAGGGTCCCATTCCATCAGAATTTGGCAAATTATTGCGGCTTACTCATCTCTTCCTCGATTCAAACAAGCTAACAGGTTCTGTGCCAATCACATTTCAGCACCTTTTTCGGTTACAGAAACTCTATCTTAGTGATAATTACATATCTGGTGTTGTTCATTCCTCTGTTATTGGGCCGTTGAGGTCACTTTCAGAACTGGGTCTGTCAGGAAATCAAATTTCTGGTTCGATTCCAGCTTCAATTGGCAACTTGGCATTGCTAACTAAGCTTGATCTTCATGAAAATCGTTTCTCTGGTAGAATTCCTACAGGTATTGGCAAGCTTAAGAATCTCAGATATCTAGATTTGTCTGAAAATCAGATAACTGGAAGAATTCCACGATCAATTGGTAGACTTTCGGAATTAGTACTGTTATATCTCAATCACAACAGGATTAATGGAAGCATTCCTTCTTCGATTTCCGGGCTGAGATCTTTAGTATTCTGCCGGTTATCAGAAAACAAGCTGACAGGAAATATACCACCATCCATTGGGAAGCTCTCCAGAATCGAAAGGCTAATTCTTGAGAACAACAAGCTAAGTGGAAAATTGCCAGCAACTATCGGGCATCTAACCACTCTCACTGACATGTTCTTCTCAAACAACCGTTTTACAGCAAAGATCCCTTCAAGTTTTGGGAATTTAATCAACCTTCAAACATTGGACTTATCAAGAAACCTACTCACCGGTCAACTTCCTCCTCAGCTAGTTAAATTACAGGGGTTACAGACCTTAGATCTTTCCTTCAATCCTCTGGGGCTAGCCAGTATACCAAAGTGGTTATCGAAATTGAAACTTTTCCGGCTTTTGTTGGCAAAAACTGGGGTTGAGGGTCGGCTTCCAAGATGGCTGTCTTCATCATCTATATCTGTCCTTGATTTGTCATGCAATGGATTAAACGGGAAATTGCCCCATTGGATTGGAAACATGACCAGCCTTTCCTTTCTCAACTTATCATACAATGGCTTTCATTCATCAATCCCGGTTGAGTTCAAAAGCCTTTCGCTTCTGATGGACCTAGATCTTCATTCCAACATGTTTAGTGGCAACCTGAATCCAATATTTTCGAAAGAAGTTGTAGACCCACTTGGGCATTTTAACTCCATTGATCTTTCCAACAATATGTTTGCTGGACCCATTGATGAGAACCTTGGAGACTGGCCTGCATTGGCTTCTATCACATCCCTAGTTCTATCACACAACCAGTTGGAAGGATCAATACCTAAGTCAATTGGAAAACTGAAAGAACTGAAGGTGCTGGAGCTTGTGGGTAATGGACTTTCGGGAAGAATACCGGAAGAGCTTGGCGATGCCATGGAACTAAATACGATTCTGCTGTCAAGAAACAAGCTGAGGGGGACTATTCCAGCAAAGGTGCTGAATTTGAAGGAGCTTACAGAATTTGACGTATCAGAAAACCGATTAAGTGGGACGATTCCTCCTCACAAAGCCATCATCTCTGCATCTGCATTCTCCGGTAATCCAGGCTTGTGTGGAGCTCCACTTCGTCCCTGCAAGCACTCTTAA